A genomic segment from Thermodesulfobacteriota bacterium encodes:
- a CDS encoding PilC/PilY family type IV pilus protein, with the protein MNAKEIRHVSMGSFSGIKSARARLTKPILFLLVLLALDLFLATAVMAARFYRDADSDGYGNPSVYVDRRIRPSGYVTNSDDCNDANSAIHPGVQDVCDSVDNDCDGTTDEGCVTWYRDSDNDLHGNPAVSTVSLVQPAGYVVDNTDCDDTNSAVFSGATEFCDTLDNDCDGSTDEGCVPWYRDLDGDGYGNLNVSQTANSRPPGYVADSSDCNDSDAAIFPGATEVCDGKDNDCDSSVDEGCQSWYQDGDGDGYGNPAISQQAVGQPAGFVSGNTDCDDADAAINPGAAEVCDTGHKDENCNGLANEGCQTWYQDGDGDGYGNAAVSVSAFAQPAGYVGNSTDCDDTDAGSHPGALEVTGDGHDNDCDGETDESLVWYWDGDGDGYGDAANTSVVAAPGYVLNNMDCDDTNAAANPGATEVCDNVDNNCNGVTDEGCQIFYHDNDHDGYGDPAASVADTNLPAGYVNSGTDCDDSDAAVNPDAFEVCADSKDNDCDGTTDEGCQLWYVDNDGDGFGNPAVSVSASVQPTGYVGAGTDCDDTNAAISPGAREVCDEVDNNCNGFVDEGCIQRWYQDNDGDTFGNPAVSYTGEKRDGYVLVPGDCDDTRISINPDAPEVCNDGIDNNCAGGVDEGCLEWYLDADGDTYGNPGVSVNAVEQPAGFVADSSDCNDSNAAAHPGAEEACDGMDSDCDGSIDEGCQAWYQDADGDGYGNPAVSTEAIMQPAGYVNNDDDCDDTKASINPGAEEACDDGEDNDCDGSTDEGCMTWYQDADGDTFGNPDVSDNTGDQPAGYVERAGDCDDTRADINPDQAEVCDDGTDNNCAGGVDEGCVRWYRDNDGDTFGTADYVMAIGQPAGFAARSGDCNDANAAVNPDATEICDGIDNDCDGDRDEGCVRWYRDSDDDTYGDPAVSFESVSQPAGFVGMAGDCNDTDAAIHPGVAEVCDGGDNDCDGIVDEGCMLWYRDADGDTYGDAGVSSNANAQPAGYVNGNTDCDDTSAAVNPGAPEVCGDGIDNNCSGDADEGCLTWYRDADGDGYGNPGVSTVSSTQPAGFVRDGMDCDDTDSLVHPGAVEVCDGIKDDNCDGAVDEGCVAWHQDADDDGYGNAAVSMISIAQPAGYVLDRTDCDDTNAAVNPGLTEVCDDGLDNNCAGGVDEGCLTWYQDADGDHYGNAGVSITAITPPAGYVFDRTDCDDGDPGVHPGAMEVCDGLDNNCAGGTDEGCLAWYRDADGDNYGNAGVSMTSLTQPPGYVPDNTDCNDANPGVNPGAAEICDSWANDEDCDGSWDENCQWWYQDADGDNYGNNAIWLVSQTAPPGYVLDWKDCDDTNPAINPSAVEICGDGLDNNCNWNIDEGCVTWYQDGDGDNYGNSAVSVVSETQPAGYVMDGTDCDDTDPLIHPGATEVCDGINDEDCDGAVDERCLVWYQDGDGDGYGNAGVTLTAVDQTGGYVAVAGDCDDTNPGVNPGVAEVCGDGLDNNCDGGTDEGCLVWYQDSDGDNYGNAGVSQSAAYQPPGFVPDNTDCDDTNPLKNPGMSEKCGDGIDNDCDGNIDDISCVNWFKDVDGDTYGDPTQTTMAVGQPAGYVSRAGDCDDGNAAVNPGVPEVCGDAIDNNCNGSQDEGCVIWYQDGDGDNYGNAGSFVTSIIQPPGYVPDSTDCDDGNAAVNPGQTEVCGDGLDNDCAGGADNGCQTWYQDGDGDNYGNPSVWIVSVTRPPGYVEDRTDCDDANPAVHPGAQEVCDNWMTDEDCDGVWDEGCQGWCQDADGDTFGNSAVWVNAMVRPPGYVYDWNDCDDTNAAIHPGVPELCDGIDNNCNWWTDETCVTWYEDADGDNYGNSAVSVVAIVQPAGYVADGTDCDDTNAGVNPGMAEVCADGLDNDCFGGADNGCLTWYPDSDGDNFGGPGAPMDAIVQPAGYVSDDTDCDDTNTAVHPGAMEVCGDGLDNDCLDGADNGCLTWYQDSDGDNYGNAGVALATVIQPPGYVSDGTDCDDTNAGVNPGMAEVCGDGLDNDCAGGVDDGCQVWYLDNDSDSYGDPAVSTQSAIRPAGYVSNNMDCDDARAFVNPGATEICDGIDNNCVGGIDEGCTAWYRDNDGDNFGSAVSTRADLQPAGYAALPGDCNDANAAINPGVTEVCGDGVDNDCDGGLDEGCVRWYRDSDGDAYGDPAVSVDAVSQPAGYVAAGTDCDDNDAAVNPGAVEVCDGVDNDCDGGLDEGCVAWYQDNDADGYGNDAVTTIAVTQPAGYAGRGGDCNDADTAVNPAAVEICDGADNDCDGRADEGCVAWYQDLDGDTYGDSAIAVTAVLQPLGFAARDGDCEDSNAAVNPGVTEVCGDGVDNDCDGSADEGCITWYQDLDGDNYGLPGAVIEAVTRPDDYTDRGGDCNDADSDVNPGVAEVCDDGIDNDCDGSQDEGCADWYQDNDGDGYGSVHTISDFTRPPGYVAVPGDCNDADAAIHKGVRETCDGIDNDCDGAVDEGCIFWYQDLDGDKFGNPEVYIKEVSQPAGYVAAGGDCDDANPAIRPFVLDLCDHLDNDCDFASDEDVPKEDYKKTYQDYDGDGYGNPGVYVEDCMLDVGYVIDASDCNDKDADVHPEAFDVCDNGIDEDCSGADRPCGTTATRGCANIAAVPLETQVDSAPPIVMLLLDNSGSMSWNVMCPGEADGLYKGYSDCTTGNNEYWQAQYSGKNTIYYNPNVEYTPWPNYSNANKQRPRQHPDASPTTDLDSKFETFSGAGGIDVKVAHYYAWSSTEQRPYLVFVNNSSVTYYRINPPADNELDANHVTGPVAASAVPNDAIIPQAWKDGNRECSAAEADAARQNFANWYQYYRTRMLTAINTLVSVVSNVSGIKLGVTTINVNSASGFFEPVLVDDKVDTASGHDGPANRQSVIDFILESGVPNGGTPLLRTYRSLGDYFDNAAHDSRPSPWASEEEGGECQMAFIILMTDGYYNGANPGIDDEDGNQNTAFDGPPFADAYGQGDTLADMAMYYYERDLATELDDNVPTTANDTARHQHVVTYSISFGVIGTLDPKAYAFNSSSTGCLSGATCTAAAPCNCVPYWPYIPQKDEGCLEKIDDLYHASVNGRGKYFATSNVRQLSYALSTILNEISDRRGSGASVAVSTQELTEDTQLYRAFFNTSGWFGELGSWKINLDGSINPTPTWLAAGLLDARDLSADPRTIFTYNPDVPSGVPFELGNLSPEQKKFLGTTDGERQRLIDFLKGDRSQEEHNGGPLRDRVSRLGDIVHSAPVHVMYADGNDYLYVGGNDGMLHAFDAASTSDGGQEVFAYIPSLVYENLAYLSDPDYRHRYYVDTTPFIDSTGLLIGGLGAGGKGYFALDVTSPGTFNSSDVLWEYPPGIDNDMGFSFAKPIVVPHQYGRLAIFGNGYDSKNGRAVLYVLTLDANNAIVEVRKIDTLAGSQSGDPEVTTGCNGLSSTMAADVNYDNLLDFIYAGDMQGNLWKFDLTAPTSLGWKVAYGTAEAPQPLFKAEYEGVPQPIYAKPSAMRHCLANREGYIVVFGTGKFFAQGDHQDTSQQTIYGVWDWAEELETGDIVDPKNYPLGAPSRKTDYAELPVLLGGSSPVTFALQGQSAGSVSGIFSETSAIKLYDKYKDPNGIPNDADDQRAWFDADTWQANGAGYTGVRYAGWYLDLPNTGERVIADTTIRSGLAIMVSLDPSPAPCKPGGNSFLMLVRACDGSNPEEEVLDTNDDGVIDDKDDGSNREELPDIVYKPVFVEGDNTKMFFDEKKGKEPPSEHLGVAYWQFLRVLHE; encoded by the coding sequence ATGAATGCTAAAGAAATCAGACATGTTTCTATGGGCTCGTTTTCAGGCATCAAATCAGCCCGCGCGCGTTTAACAAAACCAATTCTGTTTTTGCTGGTCCTGCTGGCTCTGGATCTGTTTCTGGCAACCGCGGTCATGGCCGCTCGCTTTTATCGAGACGCTGACAGTGATGGCTATGGAAATCCTTCTGTTTATGTGGATAGACGCATAAGGCCGTCAGGATATGTCACCAACAGCGATGATTGCAATGACGCTAACAGCGCCATTCATCCGGGAGTCCAGGACGTATGTGACAGCGTTGATAATGACTGTGACGGCACCACAGATGAAGGCTGCGTGACCTGGTATCGGGACAGCGACAACGATTTACACGGCAACCCGGCTGTATCCACGGTTTCCCTGGTTCAGCCGGCCGGCTATGTTGTCGACAATACGGATTGTGATGACACCAACAGCGCGGTTTTTTCTGGCGCTACGGAATTTTGCGACACGTTGGATAATGACTGCGACGGCAGCACGGACGAAGGCTGCGTCCCCTGGTACCGCGATCTGGACGGGGACGGGTACGGCAATCTCAATGTCTCCCAAACGGCTAATTCCAGGCCACCCGGCTATGTGGCTGATTCCAGCGACTGCAACGATAGCGATGCCGCCATTTTCCCAGGCGCGACGGAAGTGTGCGACGGCAAAGATAACGACTGCGACAGTAGCGTGGATGAGGGATGTCAATCCTGGTACCAGGATGGCGACGGAGATGGTTACGGCAATCCCGCTATTTCCCAGCAGGCTGTCGGCCAGCCGGCTGGTTTTGTTTCCGGCAATACGGATTGCGATGACGCTGATGCCGCTATAAACCCGGGGGCGGCGGAGGTCTGCGATACCGGGCACAAGGACGAGAACTGCAACGGTTTAGCCAACGAAGGGTGCCAGACCTGGTATCAGGACGGCGACGGCGACGGTTACGGCAACGCCGCTGTATCTGTATCAGCCTTTGCTCAGCCCGCCGGTTACGTCGGGAACAGCACGGATTGTGATGATACCGACGCAGGCTCACATCCCGGCGCCCTGGAGGTTACCGGCGACGGTCATGATAACGACTGCGACGGTGAGACGGATGAAAGCCTGGTCTGGTATTGGGACGGCGACGGAGACGGTTACGGCGATGCCGCGAACACCAGCGTTGTGGCCGCGCCGGGTTATGTGCTGAACAACATGGATTGCGATGACACCAACGCCGCCGCCAACCCGGGGGCAACCGAAGTATGCGACAATGTGGACAATAATTGCAACGGTGTTACGGACGAAGGGTGCCAGATTTTTTATCACGACAATGACCATGACGGTTATGGCGATCCGGCCGCTTCGGTGGCGGACACTAACCTGCCGGCCGGGTATGTGAACAGCGGGACGGACTGTGATGACAGTGACGCCGCCGTTAATCCTGACGCATTTGAAGTATGTGCCGACAGCAAGGATAATGACTGTGACGGAACCACAGATGAAGGGTGCCAGCTCTGGTACGTTGACAATGACGGCGACGGCTTTGGTAACCCTGCAGTTTCTGTTTCGGCTTCTGTACAACCAACCGGGTACGTGGGTGCGGGTACGGACTGCGACGATACCAATGCCGCCATTTCCCCCGGCGCCCGGGAAGTATGCGACGAAGTGGACAACAACTGCAACGGGTTTGTGGACGAGGGTTGTATCCAGAGATGGTATCAGGACAATGACGGCGACACTTTTGGCAACCCGGCCGTTTCGTATACCGGTGAAAAGCGGGACGGTTATGTGCTTGTCCCCGGGGATTGTGATGATACCAGAATCAGCATCAATCCCGATGCGCCGGAAGTATGTAATGATGGTATTGATAATAACTGCGCCGGAGGAGTGGATGAGGGTTGCCTTGAATGGTATCTGGATGCCGATGGCGACACATATGGAAATCCGGGCGTTTCGGTCAATGCGGTTGAACAACCGGCCGGTTTTGTGGCCGATAGCAGCGATTGTAATGACAGCAATGCCGCCGCTCATCCCGGTGCCGAGGAAGCCTGCGACGGAATGGACAGCGATTGCGACGGGTCTATAGACGAGGGCTGCCAGGCCTGGTATCAGGACGCGGACGGCGACGGGTATGGAAATCCGGCGGTTTCCACTGAAGCCATAATGCAGCCTGCCGGTTATGTCAATAACGACGATGATTGCGATGATACCAAGGCCTCCATCAATCCCGGGGCGGAGGAGGCTTGCGATGACGGTGAGGATAACGACTGCGACGGCAGTACTGATGAAGGCTGCATGACATGGTATCAGGATGCGGACGGTGATACCTTTGGTAACCCCGATGTCTCCGACAATACCGGTGACCAGCCAGCCGGGTATGTGGAGAGAGCCGGTGATTGTGACGATACCAGAGCCGATATAAACCCTGATCAGGCGGAAGTCTGCGATGACGGAACTGACAATAATTGCGCCGGCGGTGTGGATGAAGGCTGCGTCCGGTGGTACCGGGACAATGACGGCGATACCTTCGGTACTGCCGATTACGTGATGGCTATCGGGCAACCGGCCGGTTTCGCAGCCCGGAGCGGTGACTGCAACGACGCCAACGCCGCCGTCAATCCTGATGCCACTGAGATATGCGATGGCATCGATAACGACTGTGACGGCGATCGGGATGAAGGCTGCGTCCGGTGGTATCGGGACAGTGATGACGATACCTATGGTGACCCGGCCGTTTCTTTCGAATCCGTGAGCCAGCCGGCCGGTTTCGTTGGCATGGCCGGTGACTGTAACGATACTGACGCCGCTATTCATCCCGGTGTGGCGGAAGTCTGTGATGGCGGCGACAACGACTGTGACGGTATCGTGGACGAAGGCTGCATGCTCTGGTATCGGGACGCGGACGGAGATACTTACGGCGATGCCGGAGTCTCCAGCAATGCCAATGCGCAGCCGGCCGGATACGTCAACGGCAATACCGACTGCGACGATACCAGCGCTGCTGTAAATCCGGGCGCTCCGGAAGTCTGCGGCGACGGGATTGATAACAACTGCTCCGGCGATGCGGACGAAGGCTGTCTGACCTGGTACAGGGACGCTGATGGTGACGGTTACGGTAATCCCGGCGTGTCCACCGTGTCCAGCACTCAGCCGGCCGGATTTGTCAGGGACGGCATGGATTGCGATGACACCGATTCGCTCGTTCATCCCGGAGCCGTGGAAGTCTGCGATGGAATTAAGGATGATAACTGCGACGGCGCCGTGGATGAGGGCTGTGTTGCCTGGCATCAGGACGCCGACGACGATGGTTACGGTAACGCGGCGGTTTCCATGATTTCCATTGCCCAGCCGGCCGGATACGTGCTTGACCGGACGGATTGCGATGACACTAACGCCGCCGTGAACCCTGGGTTGACGGAAGTGTGCGATGACGGCCTGGACAACAACTGCGCCGGCGGTGTTGACGAGGGCTGTCTGACTTGGTATCAGGACGCCGATGGAGATCATTACGGCAATGCCGGCGTGTCTATCACGGCCATCACGCCGCCAGCCGGTTATGTGTTCGACCGGACGGATTGCGATGACGGCGATCCCGGTGTCCATCCCGGCGCGATGGAAGTTTGTGACGGCCTGGACAACAACTGCGCCGGCGGTACGGACGAAGGCTGCCTGGCCTGGTACCGGGACGCCGACGGTGACAATTACGGTAATGCCGGCGTGTCCATGACCTCTCTCACCCAGCCGCCCGGCTACGTGCCTGATAACACCGACTGCAATGACGCCAATCCCGGCGTGAACCCCGGCGCCGCGGAGATCTGCGACTCCTGGGCCAATGACGAAGACTGTGACGGTAGCTGGGACGAGAACTGCCAGTGGTGGTATCAGGATGCCGACGGCGATAATTACGGCAATAACGCCATCTGGCTGGTGTCCCAGACCGCGCCTCCCGGGTATGTCCTGGACTGGAAGGACTGCGATGACACCAATCCCGCAATCAATCCCAGTGCCGTGGAAATCTGCGGTGACGGTCTGGACAACAACTGTAACTGGAACATAGATGAAGGCTGCGTGACCTGGTATCAGGACGGCGACGGTGATAATTATGGCAACTCCGCCGTGTCAGTGGTATCCGAAACCCAGCCGGCCGGTTATGTAATGGACGGCACGGACTGCGATGATACCGATCCGTTGATTCATCCCGGCGCTACGGAAGTCTGTGATGGTATTAATGACGAGGATTGCGACGGCGCCGTGGATGAGAGATGCCTGGTCTGGTACCAGGACGGCGACGGTGACGGCTACGGCAATGCCGGGGTCACCCTCACGGCCGTTGATCAGACGGGCGGTTACGTGGCCGTGGCCGGCGATTGCGACGACACTAATCCGGGAGTAAACCCCGGCGTCGCGGAGGTGTGCGGTGACGGACTGGACAACAACTGCGACGGCGGCACGGACGAAGGCTGCCTGGTTTGGTACCAGGACAGTGACGGCGACAATTACGGCAATGCCGGCGTTTCCCAGTCGGCCGCCTATCAGCCTCCCGGATTTGTCCCCGACAATACCGACTGCGACGACACCAATCCGCTGAAGAATCCCGGCATGTCGGAAAAGTGCGGGGACGGTATTGACAATGACTGCGACGGCAATATTGACGACATAAGTTGTGTTAACTGGTTCAAGGATGTGGACGGCGATACCTACGGTGATCCCACCCAGACCACCATGGCTGTCGGACAGCCGGCTGGCTACGTCTCTCGGGCCGGTGACTGTGATGATGGCAACGCGGCCGTCAATCCTGGCGTTCCGGAAGTGTGCGGTGACGCCATCGACAATAATTGCAATGGGAGCCAGGACGAAGGCTGCGTGATCTGGTACCAGGACGGCGACGGCGACAATTACGGCAATGCCGGGTCTTTTGTCACGTCTATTATTCAGCCGCCGGGGTATGTGCCGGACAGTACCGACTGCGATGACGGCAATGCCGCTGTCAATCCCGGTCAGACGGAGGTTTGCGGGGACGGCCTGGACAACGACTGCGCCGGCGGCGCCGACAACGGCTGCCAGACCTGGTATCAGGACGGCGACGGTGATAATTACGGCAACCCCAGTGTCTGGATTGTCTCCGTCACCAGGCCGCCCGGATACGTGGAAGACCGGACGGATTGTGATGACGCCAATCCGGCCGTCCATCCCGGCGCCCAGGAGGTCTGCGACAACTGGATGACCGATGAAGATTGCGACGGGGTGTGGGACGAGGGCTGCCAGGGGTGGTGTCAGGACGCCGACGGTGACACCTTCGGTAATAGTGCCGTCTGGGTCAACGCCATGGTCCGACCGCCCGGTTATGTCTACGACTGGAACGACTGCGATGATACCAATGCCGCCATTCATCCCGGGGTTCCGGAGTTGTGCGACGGCATCGACAATAACTGCAACTGGTGGACGGACGAGACCTGCGTGACCTGGTATGAAGACGCGGACGGCGACAATTATGGCAACTCCGCCGTATCCGTGGTGGCCATTGTCCAGCCGGCCGGTTACGTGGCGGACGGCACGGACTGCGACGACACCAATGCCGGTGTCAATCCCGGCATGGCGGAGGTGTGCGCGGACGGTCTTGACAATGACTGCTTCGGCGGCGCGGACAACGGCTGCCTGACCTGGTATCCGGATAGCGACGGTGATAATTTTGGCGGTCCCGGTGCCCCCATGGACGCCATTGTCCAGCCGGCGGGCTATGTGTCCGACGACACGGACTGCGACGATACCAACACCGCCGTCCACCCGGGCGCCATGGAAGTGTGCGGGGACGGTCTGGACAACGATTGCCTCGACGGTGCGGATAACGGCTGCCTGACCTGGTATCAGGACAGTGACGGTGACAATTACGGCAATGCCGGTGTTGCCCTGGCGACCGTCATTCAACCCCCGGGCTATGTGTCCGACGGCACGGACTGCGACGACACCAATGCCGGCGTCAATCCCGGCATGGCGGAGGTGTGCGGGGACGGTCTTGACAACGACTGCGCCGGCGGCGTGGACGACGGCTGCCAGGTCTGGTACCTGGACAATGATAGTGATAGTTACGGAGACCCGGCGGTTTCCACCCAGTCCGCTATCCGGCCGGCCGGGTACGTAAGCAACAACATGGATTGTGATGACGCCAGGGCTTTTGTCAATCCCGGCGCGACGGAAATTTGCGACGGCATTGATAATAACTGTGTCGGCGGTATCGATGAGGGCTGCACGGCTTGGTATCGAGACAATGACGGTGACAATTTCGGCTCCGCCGTTTCCACCCGGGCAGATCTCCAGCCGGCCGGTTACGCAGCCCTGCCGGGTGACTGTAATGACGCTAATGCCGCTATTAATCCCGGCGTTACGGAGGTCTGCGGCGACGGCGTTGATAACGATTGTGACGGCGGTCTGGACGAAGGGTGCGTCCGATGGTACCGGGACAGTGACGGCGACGCCTATGGCGACCCGGCCGTCTCTGTCGATGCCGTGAGCCAACCGGCAGGGTATGTCGCTGCCGGAACGGATTGTGATGATAATGATGCCGCCGTCAATCCCGGTGCCGTGGAAGTCTGTGATGGTGTTGATAATGATTGTGACGGCGGTCTGGACGAAGGGTGTGTGGCCTGGTACCAGGATAATGATGCTGACGGTTACGGTAATGACGCCGTCACCACGATAGCCGTCACTCAGCCGGCCGGATATGCCGGCAGAGGCGGAGACTGCAATGACGCTGACACCGCCGTCAATCCCGCCGCCGTTGAAATCTGCGACGGCGCGGACAACGACTGTGACGGCAGAGCCGACGAAGGGTGCGTGGCCTGGTACCAGGACCTTGACGGCGACACTTACGGTGATTCCGCCATTGCTGTCACCGCCGTTCTGCAACCGCTCGGTTTTGCGGCCAGAGACGGAGACTGTGAGGACAGTAATGCCGCCGTCAATCCCGGCGTAACCGAAGTCTGTGGTGACGGGGTTGATAACGACTGTGACGGCAGCGCCGACGAAGGGTGTATTACCTGGTATCAGGACCTCGATGGCGACAATTACGGCCTGCCGGGCGCTGTCATCGAAGCCGTTACCCGGCCGGATGATTACACCGACAGGGGCGGGGATTGCAATGACGCCGATAGCGACGTAAATCCCGGAGTGGCCGAAGTCTGTGACGACGGTATTGACAATGACTGTGACGGATCGCAAGACGAGGGCTGCGCTGACTGGTATCAGGATAATGACGGCGACGGTTACGGCTCCGTCCACACTATTTCTGATTTTACCCGGCCGCCCGGGTACGTGGCGGTCCCCGGCGACTGTAACGACGCCGATGCTGCCATTCATAAAGGAGTGAGGGAAACCTGCGATGGTATTGATAATGACTGCGACGGCGCCGTAGACGAAGGTTGTATCTTCTGGTATCAGGACCTTGATGGCGATAAATTCGGAAACCCCGAGGTTTACATCAAAGAGGTTTCTCAGCCTGCCGGTTACGTGGCCGCCGGCGGTGATTGTGATGACGCCAATCCCGCTATCCGTCCCTTTGTGCTGGATCTGTGCGATCATCTGGATAATGACTGCGACTTTGCTTCCGATGAAGATGTCCCCAAGGAAGATTATAAGAAGACTTATCAGGATTATGACGGCGACGGATACGGTAATCCCGGCGTCTATGTGGAAGATTGCATGCTGGATGTCGGTTATGTCATAGACGCCAGCGATTGTAACGACAAAGATGCGGATGTTCATCCCGAAGCCTTTGATGTTTGCGACAACGGTATTGACGAGGACTGCTCCGGAGCAGACCGTCCCTGCGGCACGACCGCGACCCGGGGCTGCGCGAATATAGCCGCCGTCCCCCTGGAAACCCAGGTGGATTCCGCGCCGCCCATTGTCATGCTGCTGCTGGATAACTCCGGGAGCATGTCGTGGAATGTCATGTGCCCAGGGGAGGCGGACGGGCTTTACAAGGGTTACTCCGACTGCACCACGGGAAATAATGAATACTGGCAGGCCCAATATTCGGGGAAAAATACGATTTATTACAACCCGAATGTGGAATACACGCCCTGGCCGAATTATTCGAACGCGAACAAACAGAGGCCCAGACAACACCCGGATGCGTCACCGACCACGGACCTGGACAGTAAATTTGAAACCTTCAGCGGAGCAGGCGGGATTGACGTCAAGGTAGCCCATTACTATGCCTGGTCCTCAACCGAACAGAGACCCTATTTGGTGTTTGTCAACAATTCCAGCGTAACTTATTACAGGATCAATCCACCGGCGGACAATGAACTGGATGCCAACCATGTCACCGGACCGGTGGCGGCGTCAGCGGTTCCGAATGACGCGATTATTCCCCAGGCCTGGAAGGATGGCAACCGGGAGTGCTCGGCGGCTGAAGCGGATGCCGCGCGGCAGAATTTTGCCAACTGGTACCAGTACTACCGCACCCGCATGCTGACGGCCATCAACACGCTGGTCTCGGTGGTGTCAAATGTTTCGGGCATCAAGCTCGGCGTTACGACTATCAACGTCAATTCCGCCAGCGGCTTCTTCGAGCCGGTTCTGGTGGATGACAAGGTCGACACTGCCAGCGGCCACGACGGCCCCGCCAACCGGCAGAGCGTTATCGACTTTATCCTTGAATCCGGCGTACCCAACGGCGGTACGCCTCTGCTGCGGACGTATCGATCTCTCGGCGATTATTTTGATAATGCCGCTCACGACAGCAGGCCTTCCCCATGGGCCAGCGAGGAGGAAGGGGGCGAATGCCAGATGGCATTCATTATTTTGATGACGGATGGCTATTACAATGGGGCCAATCCGGGCATCGATGACGAGGATGGTAATCAGAACACCGCCTTTGACGGCCCCCCCTTTGCCGACGCTTATGGCCAGGGTGACACGCTGGCGGATATGGCCATGTATTATTATGAGAGGGATCTGGCGACGGAACTGGATGATAACGTGCCCACCACCGCCAACGACACGGCCCGTCATCAGCACGTCGTTACCTACAGTATTTCTTTCGGTGTCATCGGTACCCTTGATCCAAAGGCATATGCTTTTAATTCGAGTTCGACTGGCTGTCTTTCCGGAGCAACCTGCACGGCGGCGGCGCCATGCAATTGCGTACCCTACTGGCCGTATATCCCCCAGAAAGATGAGGGATGCCTCGAGAAGATCGACGACCTGTACCATGCCTCGGTTAACGGACGGGGAAAATATTTTGCCACCTCCAACGTCCGGCAGTTATCGTATGCCTTGTCGACGATTTTAAATGAAATTTCAGATCGCCGGGGATCGGGCGCGTCGGTGGCGGTCAGTACCCAGGAGTTGACGGAAGATACCCAGCTTTACCGCGCCTTTTTCAATACTTCCGGCTGGTTCGGGGAACTGGGCAGCTGGAAGATCAATCTGGATGGCTCCATAAACCCCACCCCCACCTGGCTGGCCGCAGGACTTCTGGATGCACGGGATTTAAGCGCCGATCCGCGGACTATATTCACCTATAATCCGGACGTACCCAGCGGTGTGCCCTTTGAACTGGGCAATCTGTCTCCCGAACAGAAAAAGTTTCTGGGAACCACTGACGGAGAACGGCAACGGCTGATCGATTTTCTGAAAGGCGACCGCTCGCAGGAGGAGCATAATGGCGGCCCTCTGCGCGATCGTGTCTCCCGTTTGGGCGATATCGTCCATTCAGCGCCGGTGCACGTTATGTACGCAGACGGTAATGACTACCTTTACGTCGGCGGTAATGACGGCATGCTTCATGCGTTTGACGCCGCGTCTACAAGTGACGGTGGGCAGGAAGTATTTGCCTATATCCCGAGTCTTGTGTACGAAAATCTGGCCTACCTGTCTGATCCCGATTACAGACACCGGTATTACGTGGATACAACCCCCTTTATAGACTCGACAGGGCTGCTGATCGGCGGTCTGGGAGCGGGCGGCAAAGGCTATTTTGCCCTGGATGTGACCAGTCCCGGGACTTTCAATTCCAGCGACGTGTTGTGGGAGTACCCTCCCGGCATTGACAACGATATGGGTTTCTCCTTTGCCAAACCGATTGTCGTGCCGCACCAGTATGGACGATTGGCGATTTTCGGCAACGGTTATGACAGCAAGAACGGCCGGGCCGTGCTGTATGTTCTCACGCTGGATGCCAACAACGCCATCGTGGAAGTGAGGAAGATTGACACCCTGGCCGGAAGCCAGTCCGGAGATCCGGAGGTTACCACGGGCTGTAACGGCCTCTCTTCTACCATGGCCGCGGATGTCAATTATGATAATCTGCTGGACTTTATCTATGCCGGCGATATGCAGGGTAACCTGTGGAAATTTGATCTGACCGCCCCGACGTCGTTAGGCTGGAAGGTCGCCTATGGCACGGCCGAGGCCCCTCAACCGTTGTTTAAAGCCGAGTATGAAGGCGTCCCGCAGCCAATTTATGCCAAGCCAAGCGCCATGCGGCACTGCCTGGCCAATCGCGAGGGCTATATCGTGGTCTTCGGCACCGGCAAGTTTTTTGCGCAAGGCGATCACCAGGACACTTCGCAGCAGACGATCTACGGCGTCTGGGACTGGGCCGAGGAACTGGAAACCGGCGACATCGTCGATCCGAAAAACTATCCGCTGGGTGCCCCTTCACGGAAGACCGACTACGCCGAGTTGCCGGTCCTGCTGGGCGGATCTTCTCCGGTTACCTTCGCCCTGCAGGGGCAGTCCGCTGGAAGCGTGTCCGGTATTTTCAGCGAAACCTCTGCAATCAAACTGTATGACAAGTACAAAGACCCCAATGGCATTCCCAACGACGCAGACGACCAGCGGGCCTGGTTTGACGCCGACACCTGGCAAGCCAATGGCGCCGGTTATACCGGCGTCAGGTATGCAGGCTGGTATTTAGATCTGCCCAATACCGGCGAACGCGTTATCGCCGATACCACCATCCGTTCCGGTCTGGCCATCATGGTTTCGCTGGATCCTTCTCCGGCGCCCTGCAAGCCCGGCGGTAACTCCTTTCTGATGCTGGTACGGGCCTGCGACGGAAGCAATCCGGAAGAAGAGGTGCTGGACACCAATGATGACGGTGTTATTGATGACAAGGACGATGGCAGTAATCGCGAAGAACTGCCTGATATTGTTTACAAGCCGGTTTTTGTTGAAGGAGATAACACAAAGATGTTTTTCGACGAAAAGAAAGGCAAAGAACCTCCTTCAGAGCATCTTGGCGTGGCTTACTGGCAATTTTTAAGAGTCCTGCATGAATGA